AAATCATGACGCACCGCGTGATCTGGTCGGCACTGTTTATGCTGCTGCTGATCTCCGTCAGCCGCAGCTGGCCGCGGGTAAAGGTGGTTATACGTCAGCCGAAAAAGATGTTGCTGTTGGCGCTGTCGGCCACGCTGGTTGGCGGCAACTGGCTGCTGTTTATCTGGGCGGTGAATAATCACCATATGCTGGAAGCGAGCCTGGGCTATTTTATCAATCCCCTGCTCAACGTGGTGATAGGCATGCTATTCCTCGGCGAGCGCTTTCGCCGCATGCAGTGGCTGGCGGTGCTGCTGGCGACGTTCGGCGTGCTGGTGCAGCTGTGGCAGTTCGGATCGCTGCCGCTGATCGCCCTGGGGCTGGCGCTCAGCTTTTCGCTGTATGGCCTGACGCGTAAGAAAATCGCAGTGGACGCGCAGAGCGGCATGCTGATTGAAACGCTGTGGCTTTTTCCGCTGGCCTCGTGGTATCTGTTCGGTATCGCCGACAGTACCACCAGCCATCTGTCGCACAATAGCGCGACGCTGAATCTGCTGCTGATCGCCGCCGGGATTGTCACCACCATTCCGCTCATGCTGTTTACCGCCGCCGCTACGCGCCTGCGTCTCTCCACGCTCGGCTTTTTCCAGTATCTGGGGCCGACGCTGATGTTTCTGCTGGCGGTGCTGTTTTACGGCGAAGCGATGACGCCCGACAAGGCGGTGACGTTCGGCTTTATTTGGCTGGCGCTGGCGCTGTTTATTGTCGACGCGCTCTATACGCTGCGCCGTTCACGCGCGGGCAAAGCGTGAGATAAAACGCGCCATGGCCGGGCCGGTAAGCAGAATAGTGAACAGCCGCAGCGTCTGCAGCGCCATCACGAAAGCGATATCGACCCGACTGCCCGCGGCAATGATCGCCACGGTATCCAGCCCGCCCGGGCTGGTAGCCAGATAGGCAGTCAGCAGATCGACATGCAGCATTTTAGTCAGCACCCACGCCATTCCTCCGCACAGCAGCATCAGCCCGGCGATCGATGCCAGCATCTGCGGCAGCGTACGCAGCGCCAGCCGGAAAACAGGCAGCGTAAAGCGCAGGCCCACCGTCCAGCCGATCAGCGTATAGGCGGCCGCCAGCAGCCACTCCGGCACCTGCAGCGCCACCGTTCCGCTGCTTTGCAATACCGCACCGGCCAGCGCGGGCAGCAGCAGCGCCCCGGCCGGAATGCGAAAGCGCTGACCGAGATAGGCGCCCACCAACATAATGCCCAGCGTAATAGCAAAGCGCATATCCAGCGGCGGAAACCAGACCTGCGGCGCCGCGCTTTGCGCATCGTCACCGAGGCCGATACGCGCGACGATCGCGGCGGCGGTGGCGACGAACAGCACGCGCAGATACTGCATAAAAGCCACCAGCCGCGCATCGGCACCGTAGTCGGCCGCCATCGCCACCATCGCCGACGCGCCGCCGGGCGAGGAGCCCCAGGCGCCAGTCGGGCCGGGCAGATCGCTGTAGCGCACCAGCAGGAAGCCGGAAAGACCGCTGGCGGCCAGCGTCATCAGCAGCACCGCCAGCACTACCGGCCAGTCGGCGATCAGGGGATCGATAATCGAGGGAGAGAGGCTGCGGGCGATCATACAGCCCAGCACCGCCTGACAGAGAATAAACAGCCGTTTATCGATGCGCAGCGTGGCGCCCAGCAGGCCCATCGCCACGCCGACAATCATCGGCCCCAGCAGCAGCGCCGCCGGTACGTGAAAATAGTGCAGAATAAAACCCAGCAGCAGCGAGACGACAACCAGCATCGTCCATTGCTGCCAGCGCGAAAGCTTTTCCATAGAAAGGAGGATTCACCGCGGCTTGAAAACCGTAAGGTTACGCACAACCCGCGCGGAATGCCAGCGCAGCAGGGCCGGACCGGCTCTCCGGCCCGCCAGCTTTTACAGCCAGTTTTTGCGCTTGAAATAGAGGTACGGCGCCAGCCCGGCGAGGATCATCAGGCCGATGGCGCCAGGATAGCCAAAGCTCCACTTCAGTTCCGGCATAAATTCAAAGTTCATACCGTAGCTGGAGGCGACCAGCGTCGGCGGCAGGAATACCACCGACACCACCGAGAAGATTTTGATGATACGGTTCTGCTCGATATTGATAAAGCCCATCGCCGCCTGCATCAGGAAGTTAACCTTCTGGAACAGCGACTCGTTATGCGGCAGCAGCGATTCGATATCGCGCAGGATCTCGCGCGCCTGCTCCAGCTGGTTGGTCGGCAGGCGCGCCTTGCGCACCAGGAAGTTCAGCGCGCGCTGGGTATCCATCAGGCAGAGACGCACCTTCCAGCCGATATCCTCCAGCTCCGCCAGCGTGGAGAGCGCCTGATCGAACTCGTCGCCCTGCTGCCCTTCCATAATCACGCGGCTCAGCTTCTCAAGGTCGCTGTAAATGTTTTCAATTTCATCCGCCAGCTGTTCAATTTTGGTCTCAAACAGATCCAGCAGCAGTTCATAGGCGTTGCCGTCGATCAGCGTCTGGCTGCGGGCGCGCATGCGATAGAGGCGAAACGCGGGCAGTTCACGCTCGCGCAGCGTATAGAGACGGCCTTCGCGAATAGTAAACGCGACGGTGGCGTTGCCCGCATGATCTTTGGCGTCTTCATAGAAAAAGAAGGAGTGAATGTGCAGGCCATCTTCGTCCTCGAAAAAGCGGGCGGACGCTTCGATATCTTCCAGCTCAGGGCGTGTGGCCAGGCTTTGGCCCAGCTCGCTCTGCACGCGCTCGCGCTCCGCTTCTTCCGGCTCGATAAGATCGACCCATACCGACGAGATCAGGTCTTCCGGCGTGTCTTCCAGCTCCAGGCGGGTAAGGCGGCTGCGATCCAGTTTAAAAGCGCTCAGCATAGCAGTACTCCCAATTTGTCATTCAAACGGGACAATACGCCAGAACACAGAAACCTGAGTTTCAGTCAGTGATAAACGCTAACTCGCGCGACGGGAAAGAGAGTCGCTGACAACCACAAAGGCTATCAGCATAAGAGGATGGCCTTAGGGGTTGTACCTGTTGATAAGGTGATTGAGCCAGCATCGACTGGGAGTGTCCAAGGCGAAAGTCCTCTTAGGGTAATCGTGCGCGCATGTTACGCCGAGACGAAAAAGGCGTCAAGCGAAGCCGGGCGCCCTGAGAGCTGTGTGGGGCGCGGGCGGGCAACCCCGCAGCAGACGCCGGCCGGACGCGGAAAGCGAGCCGGCGGCGCCTGCTGCCCAGCAGGCTATACCGCTTCGAGGCGGGCGTAAGCGGCCACCAGCCACTTAATGCCCTGACCCTGAAACGCCACCTGCAGACGGCTGTGATCGCCGCTGCCTTCGAGATTGATAATGGTACCTTCGCCGAACTTGGCGTGGCGAACGCGCTGGCCGAGCGTAAAGCCGCTGTCGTTTTGCGCCACCGGTGTGCCCATGCGCTGATGGCTGACCGGACGGCTGATGCTGGCGCGCAGGCGCACCTCATCGACACACTCTTCCGGCAGCTCGCCGATAAAGCGCGACGGGCGATGATAAACCTCTTTACCGTACAGGCGGCGCGTTTCCGCGTAGGTCAGCGTCAGCTTTTTCATCGCGCGAGTGACGCCAACGTAGGCGAGACGGCGTTCCTCTTCCAGCCTGCCGCCTTCGTCCAGCGCCATCTGGCTGGGGAACATCCCCTCTTCCATGCCGACGATAAAGACCTGGCTAAACTCCAGCCCTTTCGCCGCATGCATGGTCATCAACTGCACCGCGTCCTGCCACTTATCCGCCTGACCTTCCCCGGCCTCCAGCGCGGCGTGCGACAGGAACGCCTGCAGGGGCATCAAATCTTCATCTTCATCCTGGTAGCTGTACTGACGCGTGGCGTTCACCAGCTCCTCTAAGTTTTCGATGCGCGTCTGGCCCTTTTCGCCCTTCTCCTGCTCATACATCAGCCACAGGCCGGAATCTTTGATCACCCGGTCGGTCTGAACGTGCAGCGGCAGCTCGGCGGTCTCCTGCGCCAGCGAATCCACCAGTTCGGTGAAGCGCTGCAGCGCGGCGGCGGCGCGGCCGGCCAGCGCTTTTTCCTGCAGCAGCTCGCGGCTGGTCTGCCAGAGCGTCAGCTGGCGATCGCGCGATGCCTGACGCACCACGTCCAGCGTGCGGTCGCCGATGCCGCGCGTCGGCGTATTGACCACGCGCTCAAAAGCAGCGTCGTCGTTACGGTTAGCGATCAACCGCAGGTAGGCCAGCGCATCTTTAATCTCTTGTCGTTCGAAGAAGCGCATGCCGCCATAAATGCGGTACGGCATGCTGGCCTGCAGCAGCGCCTCTTCCAGCACACGCGACTGGGCGTTGCTGCGGTAGAGGATGGCGCAGTCGTTCAGCGCCCCGCCATTCTCCTGCCACACTTTGATGCGGTTAACCACGAAGCGCGCTTCATCCAGCTCGTTAAACGCGCAGTAGAGCGAAATCGGATCGCCGTCGCTACCGTCGGTCCACAGCTCTTTGCCGAGACGGCCATTGTTGTTGGCGATCAGGGCGTTGGCTGCCTTCAGAATATTGTTGGTGGAGCGGTAGTTTTGCTCAAGGCGGATGGTCTCTGCGCCGCGGAAATCTTGCAGGAAGCGCTGGATGTTCTCCACCTGCGCGCCGCGCCAGCCGTAGATAGACTGATCATCGTCGCCGACGATCATCACCCGGCTGCTGTCACCGGCCAGCAGCCGGATCCAGGCGTACTGAATATTGTTGGTATCCTGGAACTCGTCCACCATGATGTTGGTGAAGCGTTCACGGTAGTGGTTAAGGATATGCGGCTTCGTCAGCCATAGCTCATGGGCGCGCAGCAGCAGCTCGGCGAAATCGACCAGCCCGGCGCGATCGCACGCCTCCTGGTACGCCTGGTAAACGCGCAGCCAGGTTTGCTCGACCGGATTGCCGTAGCTTTCGATATGGTGCGGACGCAACCCCTCATCTTTTTTGCCGTTGATGTACCACATCGCCTGACGCGGCGGCCACTGTTTCTCATCCAGGTTCATCGCTTTGATCAAACGCTTCAGCAGGCGCAGCTGATCTTCACTGTCGAGGATCTGGAAATCCTGCGGCAGGCGGGCATCGAGATGATGCGCGCGCAGCAGGCGGTGCGCCAGGCCGTGGAAGGTGCCGATCCACATGCCGCCCTGGCTGGTGCCGATCAGCTGTTCAATACGATGGCGCATTTCCGCTGCGGCCTTGTTGGTGAAGGTCACCGCCATAATCGAATAGGGCGAGCAATTCTCTACCGTCAGCAGCCAGGCGATACGATGCACCAGCACGCGTGTCTTGCCGCTGCCCGCGCCCGCCAGCACCAGCAGGTTGGTGCGCGGCGCCGCAACGGCTTCGCGCTGTTTATCATTCAGGCTGTTTAGCAGGTCAGAAACGTCCATAAGCACCGTCAGTCAGGAAAAACGCACCAGTGAGACACTGGATATTTGTACAGAAGATTATAACAACGCCGTCAGCGATGCCAACTGCGTAATTTCAACATGCGGCAACAGGCGCGCATCGCTAACCTGCATCAGGTTGCCCTCGCGCAGGTTGATCCAGCAGGCCTGCATGCCGCAGCGCACCGCGCCGGCAACGTCTGTCGTCAGATCGTCGCCCACGTGCAGAATGTTTTCCGGGGCGAGATCGAGCCGCTGCGCCGCCAGGTGATACATATCCTGGTAGGGTTTGGCGCGCCCGTGCGGGCCGGCGCGCAGCACGAACTGGAAATAGCCGTCGAGCCCGAACAGATGCGGCTCGGCGTTGCCGTTGGTGATCGCCACCAGCGGCACGCGTTCCGCCAGCGCGGCCAGCGTGGTATGCGTCTCCGGCGGTACGCTGATTTGGCTGCGCCAGTGAGCGAATACCGCCATCACCTTATTCGACCCCGCCTGCGCCTCGGCAGGCGTCAGTCCCGCTTCCAGCATCGCCTGCTCGACGGTGCGGCGTCGCCATTCGGTGACGTCGTGGTAGATCTCGGGCTCCTCGGCCAGCAGCCGGTCGCGTAATGTTTGATACGCGGCGGTAGAGAAATCGCGCAGGCTGGGATGGTATTCCTGCAAAAAGCGGTGCGACTCCTCGGTGGTCTTCAGGATCACCGGATAGTTGTCATACAGCGTGTCATCGAGATCGAAAGTGATCGCTTTGATCGGCTTCAGCCGACGATAAAAATGCATCAGGATTTTCCTCGTTTGGCGCGCGGATGCGCCGCATCATACACCGACGCCAGATGTTGAAAGTCGAGATGGGTATAAATTTGCGTCGTGGAAAGGTTGGCGTGCCCTAACAGCTCCTGCACCGCGCGCAGATCGCCGCTCGACTCCAGCATATGCGTGGCGAAAGAGTGGCGCAGCTTGTGGGGATGCACGTGGCTGCTGACACCCTGCTTAACGCCCCACTCCGCAAAGCGCTTCTGCACATTGCGCACCGAAATGCGCCGTCCCTCTTTCGAGATAAACAGCGCGTCGTTTTCCGGCGCGTAGATATCGCGCAGCGTCAGCCATTTTTGTACCCACTCTACCGCTGTACGGCCAATGGGCAGACGGCGCTCTTTGCTGCCTTTACCCGTAACCCAGACTTCGCCCGCCTCCAGATCGAGATGGCGACAATCGATGCCCACCAGCTCGGAGAGACGCAGCCCGGCGCCGTACATCACTTCCATCATCGTTCGGTCGCGTACCGCCAGCGGATCGCTCTGGTCGATAGCCAGCAGTTGATTCACCTCGTCGACGTCGATATTTTTCGGCAGATGGCGCGCGGCGCGCGGCGTGGCGATCCCTTTTGCCGGGTTCGCCTTCAGCGCGCCCTGGCTGACCATCCAGTCCAGAAAGCTGCGCAGCGCGGAAAGGCGCAGCGCCAGACTGGCGGGCTGCAAACCGGCGCGACGGCTGCGCGCCGCCAGCTGACGCACATGCGCCGGCTCCAGCTGCGCCCAGTCGGCGATATTCATCTCGTCAGCCAGCTGCATCAGCGCCGCCAGCTGGCGCGCATAGTTTTCATGGGTTAGCGGGCTGAGCTGACGCTCAACCTTCAGGTAGCGCAGAAAGCCCTCGACGGCGGCCTGCAGCGCAAGCTGGCTCATGCGCGCGCAACCCAGCGGCTGAGTAGCGCCGGCAGCATCAGCGCCAGATAGTGCAGCAGCAGCGTGCCCTGCCCGGGCTGATAGTGATGCGTATCGCGGCTGCTGAACATCAGCACGCCCAGCTCGCCGCGTTCGCCGAACAGCGACATCGCCACCGAGCCGACCGAACGCGCCTGCGGCAGCAGCAGCAGCAGCTCCGGCCCGTTCAGCGAGCCGAGATAGTGCTGCTCTTTGCCCAGCCGCTGAATGCGCACCGGCTCAAACGCCTGACGCGATAACGCCAGCTGCGTAAAGCTGGAGGGCGCGCCTAACTGCCAGCGATCGCTGAACAGCCGCACATCCGCGCCGGCCAGGCCCAGATCGCGCGCCCAGCGTTGAAGACGGTTGAGCATCTCCTGCAGCGAAGGTGCGGAAGCCAGATGACCCTGCAGGCTCAGCAGACGATCGAAAAGCTGATGGTTGGCGGACGCCTGCTCCATCAGCTGCGTAATTTCATTTTCCAGCTGATGGATATGGTTGCGCTGACGCGCCATATGCCATTCCACCAGCGAGACGGTGCCGCGCACCGGGTGCGGTACCGCCATCTGTTCAACCTGGCGCGCGTTGCGAATAAAGAAATCTGGATTTTGCAGCAGATAGTCGCACACCGCCTGATCGTCCAGCATCAGCGCGGCGGCTGTCTCTCCGACATGTTTCATAGATGAATAAACCCGTCATAAACGTGCGTGGCCGGTCCGGTCATATAGAGCGGATTTCCCGGCCCTTTCCATGCGATATACAGCGTGCCGCCCGGCAGATCGACGCGCACTTTTTCCGCCAGCAGCCCCTGCTGGATGCCGCTGGCCACCGCCGCGCACGCCCCGCTGCCGCAGGCCTGTGTTTCACCCGCGCCGCGCTCATAAACGCGCAGGCGAATATGATCCGGAGTAACCACTTCCATAAAACCGACGTTGACCCGCTCCGGGAAGCGCTCATGACTTTCCAGCACCGGCCCCAGCGTTTCAACCGCGGCGGTTTTGACACTGGCGACCTGGATCACGCAGTGCGGATTGCCCATGGAGACCACGCCGAACATGATGGTTTGCTCGGCGACGCGCAGCAGATACAGGCTTTCCGCCTTATTGGCGCGAAACGGCACCTGCTGCGGCTCGAAATTGGGCTCGCCCATGTTGACGCGCACCTGCTCATCGCTGTTGACGCTCAATACCATGCGTCCGGTCTGGGTGCTGACGCGGATATCGCTTTTGTTGGTCAATCCTTTCAGGCGGACAAAGCGGGCGAAACAGCGCGCGCCGTTGCCGCACTGCGCCACTTCGCTGCCGTCGGCGTTGAAGATACGGTAGTGGAAATCGAGGTCGGGATCGTAAGGCGGCTCGACGATCAATAGCTGATCGAAGCCGATGCCCAGATGACGATCCGCCAGACGGCGGATCAACTCCGGCGAGAAATAGACATTTTGCGTGACGGCGTCAACGACCATAAAGTCATTGCCAAGACCGTGCATTTTCGAGAACTGCATTTTCTGCTCCGCCGGCTGGGCCATCATGGTTACTGGGTCGCCTGAGCGGCCGTATCCGGGCGGGTCAGGTTATTCTCCTGCTGGCCATCCGGCTGAGTCGCCGTTGAAGAAGGGGGGGTCTGCTCGACAGGCGGCTGCGGCGCGCTCTGTTTCGGCTTATCCTGCGGCGGAAAATAGAGCGGGCCTTTCAGTCCGCAGCCGGCCAGGCTGGTCAACGCCAGCGCCATTGCCAGACGGCAAAGGATTGTCTTCATGCTATTCCTGCTTATGTTTGATGCGTTTACCTGGTTGCTTATCATCGCAGCTGACTTTGGAAAAGCAACAGGAAAAGGTGACGTGATGTGCGGCATCTCACTCTTGTCAGACGATGTTGTAAAATCCTGCGGCGCGTTATACTGCGCCAAAACGTTAAGGAAGCAATGATGAACGACAGTGAATTTCACCAGCTGGCCGATCGCCTGATGTTAACCATCGAAGAGTATTTTGACCGCTGGGACGGCGACAGCGATATCGACTATGAAACCCATGCCGGCATCATGACGCTCAGCTTTGAAAACGGCAGCAAAATCATTATCAACCGCCAGGAGCCGCTGCATCAAGTCTGGCTGGCGACCAAAGGCGGCGGCTACCATTTCGACTATCGCGACGGAGAGTGGATTTGCAACCGCAGCGGCGGCAACTTCTGGCAACTGCTGTCGGATGCCTGCAGCACGCAGTCGGGCGAAACGGTGTCGTTTCGTTAAGGCGCCGGCGGCTTGCCAAACGCGAGCAGAACGCAAAGCCCCCGGTGGGGCTTTGTTTTAAAAAATATATTTGGTTAACCGGACGATCCGATTTGCCTTACTCTGCCATAGATAAAATTTAGGATTCGACCGGCCTTCTCTTTCCCAACGGCTGCCCCACTCATCGGCAGAAACATATTGATATCCCAATCTTTTCAGATAGCTTTCTAAGGCGGCCGTTTCCGTTGCGTCACGATACACAACAGTACTCATTTCGGGAGAAGGACCGTCCATCATGCGAAAGCGAAAGTAGTAATCCTTCGCAATACGTGGCGCGTCTTTGATGTCTTTATCAACATAAGCATAATAAAGCCACCAGTCGCTCTCTTTAAAGCCAGCGCGCTGATTGGCTACCTTCATCATTTGGCAATCGACCAAAGTTAAGACGATCGCCATCACCGCCATTATTCCCAATACCCGTTTTAGCCATCTCACTCTGATGCTTTCTCCCACTGAACCACTACCTGAGCCCCTGCATCGATACGACGAACAATATCAGAGTCAAACCGGGTAAACGGATCGATCGACATCATAAAATCTGGCAACCTGCCTTTATAAGGGAGAGGAGGCTGGCGCTTATCGATGGGATCCGGAAACAGCAGCGGGTTGAACCCTTTATTTTTAAAACTGCCGAGCGCGCCATAGTAATCCCAGCGCCGCAGCGCCGCCTCTTTGCTCACGATGTTGAGCCACGGCCAGTAATTTTGCGGTCGGACAACTTTATAAAAGCCCAACAGGTCAGAAACCAGATCCTCAGCGCTAAAGCCGCTATCGGTATACCAGCTAAAAAAGGGCATTGATTGCCAGTTCTCAAAGGCGATGGCCGTTTCCATCATCAGCGCCAGCGTAATACTGTGCCTTTCAGATAATGAACGCCCCCGCTTAATATTCCAGCGCGAACTACGGCCGGTGCGAACCTGCCTGTATTTCATGGTTTGCTGGTACTCAACCAGATAGTAAGGCTGCCCGCTGGCCTCACCTCTTGCCATCTGCCCGAGGCAGTCTGTTATATCCTCTCCAGACGCATGCCCTAAATCTATCCAGCCCAAAACCTCTGAATAAACCAGTCCATACTCTTTTTCCCTTGGTGCCAGAGGATCAATAATCTCTTCCCGCTTGCTCATCGCCGTCCCTGCTGATGGATAAGGCGGAAAAGCGTCCGCCGCTTCAGGCAAAATAAAGCAGGTGCGCATCAGCGCCCGTAAGACCTGTCGCGAAAGAGAGCAAAAAAGAGCAGGCGGACCGGTCAGCGATCGGCGCGGACCAGGTTCAGAGAGGAAAGATGAAAGGTAAAGCGGTGCCCGCAGGCTTAGTGCATCTGGAAGCGCTGCGGATAGTCGTTGCTATTGCTGTCCGGCAGGTTGGCGCAGAGCTGCGTCAGCGCCTGGCTGCGGAACGGGATAACCTGCGTACGGTCGTCCGCTTTCACAATCTGATAGAACTGCGGCAGGTTAAAGTTAACGAAGCTGGAGCCGTAGGTGAAGCGGTCGTGCGATGAAGAGTAGAAGCGGCTGACATCGCGCACCAGCTCCTCTTTGCTGCCTTCGCAGTGGTGATAAACCTCAATACGGTTCGCTTCATCCAGAATATAGATGTTAAAGCCGCTGTCGGTGTTGGTATCCTCGAAGAAGAACTGAATGATCCCTTCGCTGGCGTAGCCGTTGACCACCGGCGGCAGCTGCACCTGCTCCGTCTCTACTTTAATAGAGAGGCCGTGCAGCTTGTTATTTGAGATGGCGCCGTAGAACTCCACCGCATTTTCCAGCTTCTGCACCGAAACGCCGAGACGCTCGAAGAAAAGCCCCCAGGTTTGGCCGGCGACCCGCAGCGCTTTAAAGCGGCCCGGATCCTGACGTGTGCTGGAGAGACGCAGCTCGATGCATTCGGAGACCAGCTGCTGCACGCGCGTACGGATCAGGCCGCGCAGATGTTGGCTGTAACAGAAAACCTCCACCGCATCGGGCGGCGCGGCATCCTGATGCATTTTGCCAAGAATGGTTTTTAACGCCTCCAGCATCGCCTGTTCGCCGTTGAAGTGCAGCGTGCGCACTTCATTCCATGAGTTGCGATAGAGCAGATCGACGCTGCCGATCAGGCACTGCTGCTGCTGGCCGAAGCTAAAGACATCCAGCTTGCGGAAATCGAAATGCACCACCTGATTGCGGAAGGCGGCGGTCGGGTCATATTCCAGATTGACGATCAGCGCCAGATGGCGAATTTCGCACGGGCTGTAGAGCGCTTTCGCCGTCGGTGCCGGCAGACGCAGCGGAAAATGGTGCGAGACATCCGCCACCAGCTCCTGTAGCCGCGCCAGATCGCACACCTCATTGCCTTTAATATGCAGCCGGGTTCTTTCCGTCAGCAGCCCGTTAAACCACGCCCACGCCACCAGCTTATTCAGGTAGCGGTTATATTCCAGCGGCTGATGGCTGATGATAGAACTCATATCAGGCGCCTGGTTATAGAGGTACCAGCCGGAACGGTTGGCGCGCCCTGCCGGGACGTGAATAAAGGTCAGGTGCGGTTCGGACAGATCGGGGGAAATCTGCGGGTTAACCAGCGTTACCTTGCCCGGCAGCGCTTCAAAGGCGGCATAAAGCTTGCGCGTCAGCACGCCAATATCCTGCGGGCTGGCACTGACGCTTAAATTGTTGCGGCGCGCAAAGCGAATCAGGTTACGGTAGCTCTGCATCATCGCATCCAGCAGCTCATTATGCGCTTCGCGCACGCGTTCGATTTTCCAGTCGGCGCGGCTGTCGAGGATCGCGAGACGCGCCTCGTCCCAGCCCCACTCGCTGACCAGCTGCGCCAGAATTTCGCGGCGCCAGCCGGAACGCTGCGGATTTTCATCCTGCGACAGCTTTTCGCATACCTTCAGATAAAAACAGCGGCGCACCAGATCGAGACGCGCATGGTCATCGATGCTAATCAGATATTGCGTGACGCGTTCCAGCATCATGCAGTAGGAGTCGAGACCAAAGGAGACGATTTCGCCGTCATGCAGCCGCTGCTTGATATCCATCGCCAGCAGGCGGGTACGGGGATATTCCCAGGAGTAAGCTTCCAGCAGCAAAGTTTTCAGCACCGCCTTATAAGGCGAATCGATGCTTTTATAGAGCTGCCAGAGGCTGGCGCCGAAATATTCCTCGGCGGAGAGCGTACTGAGCCCGCCCAGATCAAGCCACTCATTCGGCGTCAGTACGCCCTGCGCGTAAAGCGACATCACATAATCGTCGTAATGCTCTTCTTCTTCGCCAGGCACCATGTTCCACAGAATGCGTTTGCCCGCCATGCGCACCGCGGTACGATAGAATTCGTCCAGCAGCAGGATATGTTGGGTAGAGCCGCAGTCTTCGCCGCCGAGGCTGCCGCTTTCATTGTGGCGAAAGCGGTTTTCGTCGATCAGGAAAAAACTGACCTCCACACCCATCGCGGCGCACCATTTTTCCAGCAGCTGACATTTTTTCTGCAGCGCCAGGCGCTCTTCACCATCCAGCCAGGATTGATGGCAGACCCAGATATCCAGATCGGACGTGCTGTTTTGCCCAACGGAGGAGGTACTGCCCATAGAGTAGACGCCGGTGATCGGCATCTCCCCTTTAGGCGGTATGGCGACGTCGCAGCCCGACTTCTGTTCAATATCCTGCAGATAGCGCAGCTGGTTTTCATCAGACGTGTAAAAGCTGATGCCGTATGGAACGTTACCTTCAAGGTAGCCCGGCATCTGCGGATGATGATGATGTAATAAGGTTGGCAGCAGACCATATACCTGCTGGAAAGCAGGTCCCATTGCGGCCAGCGCGCGGTCGACACGCAGCTGGTTAATGGCATCCAGTCTCTGTTTCAGTGTCTCAATGTAGAGGTACAAGACGTCTCGCCTGATTATCCCAGTGCTTATAAATAACCCTGTTTCCGGGATCCGCCGCTTCATTTAAAAAAATTTTCGGGCAGATTACTGCTGGAAACGTGATCAATCTAACACCTGGCAGATTGACCGTAAAGAAAGTTGCGCTACTTAACAGTTTAGCACGCTTTATCCACCGATCGACCTGGCCTTTCCCTTCTACGCTTTTCCTTGCCGTCTCAAAATCGCGGAAACTGACAGCCTTCCTGTATCAATGATAGGATAATCAGTGAACGATCAAAACGGTATCAAGCATGTTAGACAAAATTTTAAGAATTGCCACCAGGCAAAGTCCGCTCGCTTTGTGGCAGGCACAATATGTTCAGCAGCGTCTGATGGCCTGCCATCCGGGCCTGCGCGTAGAGCTGGTGCCGATGGTGACGCGCGGCGACATTATCCTCGATACGCCGCTGGCGAAAGTGGGCGGCAAAGGGCTGTTCGTGAAAGAGCTGGAACTGGCGATGCTGGAAAACCGTGCCGATATCGCGGTGCATTCCATGAAGGATGTGCCGGTTGAATTTCCGCAAGGCCTGGGGCTGGTGACCATTTGCGAACGCGACGATCCGCTGGATGCCTTCGTCTCAAACCATTACGCCACCCTTGATGCACTGCCGCAGGGTGCCGTGGTCGGCACCTCCAGCCTGCGCCGACAGTGTCAGCT
This DNA window, taken from Mixta gaviniae, encodes the following:
- the yigB gene encoding 5-amino-6-(5-phospho-D-ribitylamino)uracil phosphatase YigB, which codes for MHFYRRLKPIKAITFDLDDTLYDNYPVILKTTEESHRFLQEYHPSLRDFSTAAYQTLRDRLLAEEPEIYHDVTEWRRRTVEQAMLEAGLTPAEAQAGSNKVMAVFAHWRSQISVPPETHTTLAALAERVPLVAITNGNAEPHLFGLDGYFQFVLRAGPHGRAKPYQDMYHLAAQRLDLAPENILHVGDDLTTDVAGAVRCGMQACWINLREGNLMQVSDARLLPHVEITQLASLTALL
- the xerC gene encoding tyrosine recombinase XerC, with amino-acid sequence MSQLALQAAVEGFLRYLKVERQLSPLTHENYARQLAALMQLADEMNIADWAQLEPAHVRQLAARSRRAGLQPASLALRLSALRSFLDWMVSQGALKANPAKGIATPRAARHLPKNIDVDEVNQLLAIDQSDPLAVRDRTMMEVMYGAGLRLSELVGIDCRHLDLEAGEVWVTGKGSKERRLPIGRTAVEWVQKWLTLRDIYAPENDALFISKEGRRISVRNVQKRFAEWGVKQGVSSHVHPHKLRHSFATHMLESSGDLRAVQELLGHANLSTTQIYTHLDFQHLASVYDAAHPRAKRGKS
- a CDS encoding DUF484 domain-containing protein: MKHVGETAAALMLDDQAVCDYLLQNPDFFIRNARQVEQMAVPHPVRGTVSLVEWHMARQRNHIHQLENEITQLMEQASANHQLFDRLLSLQGHLASAPSLQEMLNRLQRWARDLGLAGADVRLFSDRWQLGAPSSFTQLALSRQAFEPVRIQRLGKEQHYLGSLNGPELLLLLPQARSVGSVAMSLFGERGELGVLMFSSRDTHHYQPGQGTLLLHYLALMLPALLSRWVARA
- the dapF gene encoding diaminopimelate epimerase, translating into MQFSKMHGLGNDFMVVDAVTQNVYFSPELIRRLADRHLGIGFDQLLIVEPPYDPDLDFHYRIFNADGSEVAQCGNGARCFARFVRLKGLTNKSDIRVSTQTGRMVLSVNSDEQVRVNMGEPNFEPQQVPFRANKAESLYLLRVAEQTIMFGVVSMGNPHCVIQVASVKTAAVETLGPVLESHERFPERVNVGFMEVVTPDHIRLRVYERGAGETQACGSGACAAVASGIQQGLLAEKVRVDLPGGTLYIAWKGPGNPLYMTGPATHVYDGFIHL
- the lptM gene encoding LPS translocon maturation chaperone LptM — its product is MKTILCRLAMALALTSLAGCGLKGPLYFPPQDKPKQSAPQPPVEQTPPSSTATQPDGQQENNLTRPDTAAQATQ
- the cyaY gene encoding iron donor protein CyaY, which produces MNDSEFHQLADRLMLTIEEYFDRWDGDSDIDYETHAGIMTLSFENGSKIIINRQEPLHQVWLATKGGGYHFDYRDGEWICNRSGGNFWQLLSDACSTQSGETVSFR